Proteins encoded by one window of Micromonospora coxensis:
- a CDS encoding acyltransferase family protein yields the protein MSAPIPDPALRRLPALDAVRVIGALAVVGHHVGFATGRNTGDAVVGAWLSRLDVGVAVFFVLSGFLLFRPYAHAQATYQRPPAAGRYLWRRATRILPAYWVTVVVCLLVLPQNRDATTADWLRHATLTQIYQHGQLKDGLSQTWSLATEVSFYLLLPVLAVLLLGRRPRPDRVSRIAVASLVVTGVWVALMGLGVLSLGLHTMWLPSSAGWFGAGMALASAHVTLRTGTGERWRWLDDLGRAPLACWAIALAALAVATTPVTGPRDLAEPTAAEFGTKLVLYVVVAVMLIVPVAFGPQTRTKSVFDSVLGRWLGRVSYGLFLWHPFVLEGIYLVFDRPEFTGDPLGIFVLTVAGGLVLASVSYYAVEKPFQRWGSQWPRRKRRSTSESQSNVAVATAAN from the coding sequence ACCGGACGCAACACCGGCGACGCCGTCGTCGGCGCGTGGCTGTCCCGACTCGACGTGGGTGTCGCCGTGTTCTTCGTCCTCTCGGGGTTCCTGCTCTTCCGGCCGTACGCGCACGCGCAGGCAACGTACCAGCGTCCCCCCGCCGCCGGTAGATACCTCTGGCGACGGGCCACCCGGATCCTGCCCGCCTACTGGGTGACGGTCGTGGTCTGCCTGCTGGTGCTGCCGCAGAACCGCGACGCGACCACCGCCGACTGGCTGCGGCACGCCACGCTGACCCAGATCTACCAGCACGGGCAGCTCAAGGACGGCCTCAGCCAGACCTGGAGCCTCGCCACCGAGGTCAGCTTCTACCTGCTGCTGCCCGTGCTGGCCGTGCTGCTGCTGGGCCGGCGCCCCCGCCCCGACCGGGTGTCCCGGATCGCGGTCGCCTCGCTGGTGGTGACCGGGGTGTGGGTCGCGCTGATGGGTCTGGGCGTGCTCAGCCTCGGCCTGCACACCATGTGGCTGCCGTCGTCCGCCGGTTGGTTCGGCGCCGGCATGGCCCTGGCCAGCGCGCACGTCACGCTGCGCACCGGCACCGGCGAGCGCTGGCGGTGGCTCGACGACCTCGGTCGCGCCCCGCTGGCCTGCTGGGCCATCGCCCTGGCCGCCCTGGCGGTCGCCACCACCCCGGTCACCGGGCCGCGTGACCTGGCCGAGCCGACCGCCGCCGAGTTCGGCACCAAGCTGGTGCTCTACGTGGTCGTCGCGGTCATGCTGATCGTCCCGGTCGCGTTCGGCCCGCAGACGCGCACCAAGAGCGTCTTCGACAGCGTCCTCGGGCGGTGGCTCGGACGGGTGTCGTACGGGCTCTTCCTCTGGCACCCGTTCGTGCTGGAGGGCATCTACCTGGTCTTCGACCGGCCGGAGTTCACCGGCGACCCACTCGGGATCTTCGTGCTCACCGTCGCCGGTGGGCTGGTCCTCGCCTCGGTCAGCTACTACGCCGTGGAAAAGCCCTTCCAGCGGTGGGGCAGTCAGTGGCCGCGCCGGAAGCGGCGCAGCACCAGCGAGAGCCAGAGCAACGTGGCGGTGGCGACCGCGGCCAACTGA
- a CDS encoding alpha-(1->3)-arabinofuranosyltransferase domain-containing protein has product MQQSPGRPGQAESPDTTPRTVWRLRLVAVCVALSALAFLQDPGLVVIDTKVDLAIDPAGWMTRSLHVWDPDGTFGQLQNQAYGYLWPMGPFFLAGKLLAVPAWVVQRLWWALVMTVACTGVVRLAERLHIGTPWARLLAGVAFALSPRLLTELGPISVEAWPSAVAPWVLVPLVGLAHGAPLRRAVTRSALVVACAGGVNATAVLAVVPLAALWLVGLHPFRLRVKALVAWGLAVAAATAWWLVPLLLLGRYSPPFLDYIETAPVTTAPTDTTTVLRGASHWHAYLNGAYGPPWTAGWRLATEQPLVIATLVVAGLGIAGLARRGMPYRRFLVTGLLVGLALVGLGHVGQLDGFGAQTQRAFLDAAGAPLRNVHKFDVVLRLPLILGLAHLVGLVLRAARTGDRPELAALLPRLLQPVRLRAALVTGTALVAVGAVATPALGGGLAAQGSFRDVPGYWQAATTWLDRNVGDDRVLVVPAARFPRYLWGSPSDEMTQPLLERPWAVRSSVPLTPPGTIRLLDAVESALASGQGSAGLADLLARSGVRYLLLRADLDYGRSDATQPVVVRQALLRSPGIAPVRGFGPEVGGGRLPGNFVDRGLDTRVRALEVFEVRRSVDPVVAYDADDVTTVVGGPESLLPLAASGRLSDAPTVLAGDRPDQLGDTPVTLTDGLRRREVAFGRQHDNASATLTPGERPRLAAPARDYLPDWGDEASTVVRYLGIGGVRASSAWSQAQSLGATRPEHQPYAAVDGDLSTSWRSAPGTVATGQWFEVELLQPQVVRKLRITFDTGADSLPTKVTVTAGRQQTTVPTSGRVLDVTLPDGYPTRVVRVTVEQVFDVRAGFGGVGISELAIPGMEAARTLVVPSPPATTAPASVVLTAAPSVPACVFERGQPICDGGLARASEDSDKIDRTVELPVAAGYQVAVRARPRPGAALNALLDPGGAAAVTTGVTPTVVASTTGVPHPAARPGAVVDGDASTTWYAADSDRQPWLRLTWPKPRLISGLRMTLPSTAAAARPWRITVFGDGGMRGGVLDEGGGFLFDRPLLSDEITVLVSDLIPARSYDPYRRVTQDLPVGVGELTVLPAARVTRADPLKRVPLPCGSGPDVAVAGERRTTALLANRRDLLELREVNAVLCGADAKEPVTLAAGEARLLAAGNRLAVPTQLTLTPLGVLPGASGGTAAGTGEPAATRTAVRIDGWSATRRDLHLTGYPGERVLALRENANAGWVATAGGKRLTPFVVDGWQQGWLVPAGYRGTVELRFAPDDGYVLALGAGAALLAGVAVLAALPSRRTGVPVPPVVRRRRGRFLAAFVGGGALLLVGGPAAVGVALLVFVGVLGGRALEPHLHPPDRRGMHRLRRATVRWLPVACFAVAGWYAATRGGHTAWQPQLAAVATATLLWLSLVLRRFRRGH; this is encoded by the coding sequence GGTGATGACGGTGGCCTGCACCGGCGTGGTCCGGCTCGCCGAGCGGCTGCACATCGGCACCCCGTGGGCCCGGCTGCTCGCCGGGGTCGCCTTCGCGCTCTCCCCCCGGCTGCTCACCGAACTGGGCCCCATCTCGGTCGAGGCGTGGCCGAGCGCCGTCGCGCCCTGGGTGCTCGTCCCGCTGGTCGGGCTGGCCCACGGGGCGCCGCTGCGCCGGGCGGTCACCCGGTCGGCGTTGGTGGTGGCCTGCGCGGGCGGGGTCAACGCGACCGCCGTGCTGGCGGTGGTGCCGCTGGCCGCGCTCTGGCTGGTCGGCCTGCACCCGTTCCGGCTGCGGGTGAAGGCCCTGGTCGCCTGGGGACTGGCCGTGGCGGCGGCGACCGCCTGGTGGCTGGTGCCGCTGCTGCTGCTCGGCCGGTACAGCCCGCCCTTCCTGGACTACATCGAGACCGCGCCGGTGACCACCGCGCCGACCGACACCACCACCGTGCTGCGCGGCGCGTCGCACTGGCACGCGTACCTCAACGGGGCGTACGGGCCGCCGTGGACGGCCGGCTGGCGGCTGGCCACCGAGCAGCCGCTGGTGATCGCCACGCTGGTCGTGGCCGGTCTCGGCATCGCCGGGCTGGCCCGGCGCGGCATGCCGTACCGGCGCTTCCTGGTCACCGGCCTGCTGGTCGGGTTGGCCTTGGTCGGGCTCGGCCACGTCGGGCAGCTCGACGGCTTCGGCGCGCAGACCCAACGCGCCTTCCTCGACGCGGCGGGCGCGCCGCTGCGCAACGTGCACAAGTTCGACGTGGTGCTGCGGCTGCCGCTCATCCTGGGCCTGGCCCACCTGGTCGGGCTGGTGCTGCGGGCCGCCCGGACCGGGGACCGCCCCGAGCTGGCCGCCCTGCTGCCCCGCCTTCTCCAGCCGGTCCGGCTGCGCGCCGCCCTGGTCACCGGGACGGCCCTGGTGGCGGTCGGCGCGGTGGCCACCCCGGCGCTCGGTGGCGGACTGGCCGCGCAGGGCAGCTTCCGCGACGTCCCCGGGTACTGGCAGGCGGCGACGACCTGGCTGGACCGCAACGTCGGCGACGACCGGGTGCTGGTGGTGCCCGCCGCCCGGTTCCCCCGCTACCTCTGGGGCAGCCCGAGCGACGAGATGACCCAGCCGCTGCTGGAACGCCCCTGGGCGGTCCGCAGCTCGGTGCCGCTCACCCCGCCCGGCACCATCCGGCTGCTCGACGCGGTGGAGTCGGCGCTGGCCAGTGGGCAGGGCTCCGCCGGCCTGGCCGACCTGCTCGCCCGCTCCGGTGTGCGGTACCTGCTGCTCCGCGCCGACCTCGACTACGGCCGCAGCGACGCCACCCAACCGGTGGTGGTGCGCCAGGCGCTGCTCCGCTCGCCCGGCATCGCCCCCGTACGCGGGTTCGGACCGGAGGTCGGCGGTGGCCGGCTCCCCGGCAACTTCGTCGACCGGGGCCTGGACACCCGGGTCCGGGCGCTGGAGGTGTTCGAGGTCCGCCGCTCGGTGGACCCGGTCGTCGCGTACGACGCGGACGACGTGACCACCGTCGTCGGCGGGCCGGAGTCGCTGCTGCCGCTGGCCGCGTCCGGCCGGCTCTCCGACGCGCCGACGGTGCTCGCCGGCGACCGCCCGGACCAGCTCGGCGACACGCCGGTCACGCTCACCGACGGGCTGCGCCGGCGCGAGGTCGCCTTCGGGCGGCAGCACGACAACGCTTCGGCCACCCTGACCCCGGGCGAGCGGCCCCGCCTGGCGGCCCCGGCCCGGGACTACCTGCCGGACTGGGGCGACGAGGCGTCGACCGTGGTGCGGTACCTCGGCATCGGCGGGGTCCGCGCGTCCAGCGCCTGGTCGCAGGCGCAGTCGCTGGGCGCCACCCGTCCCGAGCACCAGCCGTACGCGGCCGTCGACGGTGACCTGAGCACCTCCTGGCGCTCCGCGCCGGGGACGGTGGCGACCGGGCAGTGGTTCGAGGTGGAGCTGCTCCAGCCGCAGGTCGTCCGCAAGCTGCGGATCACCTTCGACACCGGGGCCGACTCGCTGCCCACCAAGGTCACCGTCACCGCCGGCCGGCAGCAGACCACGGTGCCGACCTCCGGCCGGGTCCTCGACGTCACCCTCCCCGACGGCTACCCGACGCGGGTCGTCCGGGTCACCGTCGAGCAGGTCTTCGACGTCCGGGCCGGCTTCGGGGGGGTGGGCATCTCCGAACTCGCGATCCCCGGCATGGAGGCCGCCCGCACCCTGGTCGTGCCCTCTCCGCCGGCCACCACCGCGCCCGCCTCGGTGGTGCTCACCGCCGCGCCGTCCGTGCCGGCGTGCGTGTTCGAGCGGGGCCAGCCGATCTGCGACGGCGGACTGGCCCGCGCCTCCGAGGACTCCGACAAGATCGACCGTACGGTGGAGCTGCCGGTCGCCGCCGGCTACCAGGTCGCGGTGCGGGCCCGGCCGCGCCCGGGGGCGGCGCTCAACGCGCTGCTCGACCCCGGAGGCGCGGCGGCGGTGACGACCGGGGTCACCCCCACGGTCGTCGCCTCCACCACGGGCGTACCCCACCCGGCCGCCCGCCCCGGCGCGGTGGTCGACGGCGACGCCTCCACCACCTGGTACGCCGCCGATTCCGACCGCCAGCCGTGGCTGCGACTGACCTGGCCCAAGCCGCGCCTGATCAGCGGCCTGCGGATGACCCTGCCGTCCACCGCGGCGGCGGCCCGCCCGTGGCGGATCACCGTCTTCGGCGACGGGGGCATGCGCGGCGGCGTGCTGGACGAGGGCGGTGGCTTCCTCTTCGACCGCCCCCTGCTCAGCGACGAGATCACCGTGCTGGTTTCGGACCTAATTCCGGCCCGCTCGTACGACCCGTACCGGCGGGTGACCCAGGACCTGCCGGTCGGGGTGGGCGAGCTGACCGTGCTGCCGGCTGCCCGGGTGACCCGGGCCGACCCGCTCAAGCGGGTTCCGCTGCCCTGCGGAAGCGGGCCCGACGTCGCCGTCGCCGGTGAGCGGCGTACCACCGCGCTCCTGGCCAATCGTCGTGACCTGCTGGAACTGCGCGAGGTCAACGCGGTGCTCTGCGGTGCGGACGCGAAGGAGCCGGTGACCCTGGCCGCCGGCGAGGCCCGGCTGCTCGCGGCGGGGAACCGGCTCGCCGTCCCGACCCAGCTCACCCTCACCCCGCTCGGGGTCCTGCCCGGTGCCAGCGGCGGCACCGCCGCGGGCACCGGTGAGCCGGCCGCGACCCGCACCGCCGTCCGGATCGACGGCTGGTCCGCCACCCGCCGGGACCTGCACCTCACCGGCTACCCGGGCGAGCGGGTGCTGGCGCTGCGGGAGAACGCCAACGCCGGATGGGTGGCCACCGCCGGCGGGAAGAGGCTGACCCCGTTCGTGGTGGACGGCTGGCAGCAGGGCTGGCTGGTGCCCGCCGGCTACCGGGGGACGGTGGAGCTGCGCTTCGCCCCCGACGACGGGTACGTGCTGGCGCTCGGCGCGGGGGCGGCGCTGCTCGCCGGGGTCGCGGTGCTGGCGGCGCTGCCGTCGAGGCGTACCGGCGTGCCGGTGCCGCCGGTCGTCCGCCGCCGGCGCGGCCGGTTCCTCGCCGCGTTCGTCGGTGGTGGCGCGTTGCTGCTGGTGGGGGGCCCGGCGGCGGTCGGCGTGGCGCTGCTGGTGTTCGTCGGCGTGCTCGGCGGGCGGGCGCTGGAGCCGCACCTGCACCCGCCGGACCGGCGGGGGATGCACCGGCTGCGTCGGGCCACCGTGCGCTGGCTGCCCGTGGCGTGCTTCGCGGTCGCCGGGTGGTACGCGGCGACCCGGGGCGGGCACACCGCGTGGCAGCCTCAGTTGGCCGCGGTCGCCACCGCCACGTTGCTCTGGCTCTCGCTGGTGCTGCGCCGCTTCCGGCGCGGCCACTGA